The following are encoded together in the Babesia microti strain RI chromosome II, complete genome genome:
- a CDS encoding hypothetical protein (overlaps_old_locusTagID:BBM_II02860;~overlaps_old_locusTagID:BBM_II02865) translates to MHKFNMYRYNLIVKLGILRFKPVNSLKNVRFSSMSFYEVKGPKHTSKHDYTGEIDSCSVDKPDNIVKTDTVMGFLKSPEYQLLKATTPTPTAILNSFYNYSPPIKCESLGDFKLYRWGNVELSGYHKLTDFLWYLGVNNVIDKQEIEKFSHNFSIAELSVDDAVRMLLVFEGLNGPLNVCSLAMYEHLFHDKPVTTQQLLSLAFALGKVRHSIDTLTLPLVSILHKKPLKLDERIKLFLAVSRLEPTINLIEFYTFSTKKLSDDCNESDLLFQVINMDRWEEDIRKDGYVDQYNLTDYPVSLTCLQILQLINGLSNISLEWIIGSVHKRIELKRLWKSNLGEEIIYRDQMFSYRTPLVAFCKMLLSNLNKMEFNIVGFYVVERNLINLPIHGVSLAHVLNVIDEVGNLEAENSHFCNISATTHQLIPSCISDITEFIKILKHKYTTVVTILESFVTNMERKYDISQSDYVDTEYYNIKQNTNKNLNDLSEIIRKMGESNKDLKDKLTKSFEKIKYISQKVNLD, encoded by the exons ATGCATAAATTCAACATGTATAGGTACAATCTAATTGTCAAATTGGGAATACTTCGGTTTAAACCTGTAAATTCGTTGAAGAATGTAAGATTTAGCAGTATGTCGTTTTACGAAGTTAAAGGACCAAAGCACACTTCTAAACATGATTATACTGGAGAGATTGATAGTTGTTCGGTTGATAAACCAGATAATATAGTAAAAACAGATACTGTGATGGGGTTTTTGAAATCTCCCGAATATCAGCTGCTAAAAGCAACAACGCCAACACCTACCGCTATCTTGAATTCCTTCTACAATTACTCCCCGCCCATCAAATGTGAAAGTCTGGGAGATTTCAAGCTGTATAGATGGGGTAATGTTGAATTGAGTGGTTATCATAAATTAACAGATTTTTTGTGGTATCTAG GTGTAAATAATGTGATTGACAAACAAGAAATTGAGAAATTCTCACACAATTTCTCCATCGCA GAATTGAGTGTTGATGATGCGGTTAGGATGCTTTTGGTGTTTGAAGGTCTAAACGGGCCGCTAAATGTATGTTCACTAGCAATGTACGAACATTTATTTCACGATAAACCTGTAACGACACAACAGCTGTTGTCACTAGCTTTTGCATTGGGAAAGGTCAGACATTCAATTGATACACTAACTCTTCCATTAGTGTCAATTTTGCATAAAAAACCCTTGAAATTGGATGAAAGGATCAAACTATTTCTCGCAGTTTCAAGGCTAGAACCCACAATAAATCtcattgaattttatacattcaGCACCAAGAAATTATCAGATGATTGCAATGAAAGtgatttattatttcaagTGATTAATATGGATCGATGGGAGGAAGATATTAGGAAAGATGGTTATGTTGACCAATACAATCTTACTGATTATCCCGTTTCCTTGACTTGCTTGCAAATACTTCAGCTGATAAATGGACTGTCAAACATTTCTCTGGAGTGGATAATTGGATCTGTGCATAAGAGGATCGAATTGAAACGCCTATGGAAATCAAATTTGGGGGAGGAAATTATATACCGAGACCAAATGTTTTCATATCGCACTCCTTTAGTAGCATTTTGTAAGATGCTGCTATCtaatttgaacaaaatgGAATTCAATATAGTGGGATTCTATGTCGTTGAGcgtaatttaattaatttgcctATACATGGAGTGTCATTAGCCCATGTACTCAATGTGATCGATGAGGTGGGAAATCTTGAAGCAGAAAATTCGCACTTTTGCAACATTTCAGCTACAACCCACCAACTCATTCCTTCATGTATTTCAGATATTACAGAATTCATTAAGATTCTCAAGCATAAGTATACAACCGTAGTAACAATATTGGAGTCATTCGTCACAAATATGGAGcgaaaatatgatataagTCAGAGCGATTATGTGGATACAGAatactataatattaaGCAAAAtactaataaaaatttgaatgatttgaGCGAAATAATAAGAAAGATGGGGGAATCTAATAAGGATTTGAAGGATAAACTTACCAAGTCATTTGAGAAGATAAAGTATATCTCACAGAAAGTTAATTTGGATtaa
- a CDS encoding hypothetical protein (overlaps_old_locusTagID:BBM_II02845;~overlaps_old_locusTagID:BBM_II02850): protein MRLISFHTFNLIMYSLPFSNVANSLSFDTHLSQSFLTNSRCKFNYKSNCLVEKFPLSVNESLNQLRESLGSDYFISREEVVNGEDKLIWADEKMPLLRLYTDARERIMDLDRPQPFQIGDYAYVIIGKLKHSRGTVLKVEREDIGGRFKIFTSMDCRNEKGELFQSLSQYHGKGRWFYDSALSKMPLDAAKSPPLPGSSNYTKIIHVETPTRLEDAKTISEVVGLADPVNPCKNLIMASSVVGIGDFMNSKRNPNIIPGYTSMVNNSLNYISNCQNIDLHDYLHSLFAISILGLKQDDYPNLQQAISTIISNLTLDNLCTLSIKDLSDIIRSLYYTGNRDVRLIGDICYLLNGMDISVHDLVSLLFSLSQLRWKDYTIVKHFEGLILDKFHDISRGDAALLLNYLVKLNSNNSQLLDMLYQKAVTRHSITSTYPNITLCKFIMLFEAVSTIPRLYQKFLVETKLLLPQAISQSDWPMLLRIATCFKKAEERDLKYYELIYLRGMDLFHILTFDQSLELLEMAALLGKQDSKLLNLPLSNISINQIGRCLMALSKLFSEYKLSNEEFKQLESLVTTLKDKFNTIHVNESMMDGASTYRMVKNLNRTLTSLGSMKRSSESLTPKALEILTNANCTDNNLKLLSIWSETITILMLTQLNGTYTLETIKLDDRFHILDQRLFDIAITLVNSYTKASRYLITVITSSIYSMSIMDSFCRRDLSTLYEFCKRNMNTMDNVHLLMISDAIPKMKDPEANEWRALFTNIRKGIDRITQSDITNSTPDN, encoded by the exons ATGCGTCTCATCTCATTTCATACATTTAACCTCATAATGTATAGTCTTCCATTTTCCAATGTGGCCAACTCTTTGAGTTTTGATACACATTTATCACAATCTTTCTTAACAAATTCCCgttgtaaatttaactaCAAATCCAATTGTTTAGTCGAGAAATTTCCATTGTCGGTGAATGAAAGCCTAAACCAACTCAGGGAATCACTGGGAAGCGATTACTTCATATCCCGGGAAGAAGTAGTGAATGGAGAGGACAAGTTGATATGGGCTGATGAAAAAATGCCATTACTAAGACTTTATACTGATGCTAGGGAGCGTATTATGGACTTGGATCGGCCCCAACCGTTTCAAATTGGCGATTATGCTTATGTTATCATTGGAAa gCTAAAACACTCAAGGGGCACTGTACTAAAGGTGGAAAGGGAGGATATAGGAGGGAGATTTAAG ATTTTCACGTCAATGGACTGTAGGAATGAGAAAGGGGAATTGTTTCAGTCATTATCACAATATCATGGGAAGGGGAGATGGTTTTACGATTCGGCACTATCCAAGATGCCTTTAGATGCTGCAAAGAGTCCTCCATTGCCGGGCTCTAGTAATTATACCAAAATTATACACGTAGAAACCCCCACAAGACTAGAAGATGCTAAGACTATTAGTGAGGTTGTGGGATTGGCAGATCCTGTTAATCCATGCAAAAACTTGATTATGGCATCTAGCGTGGTTGGAATTGGCGATTTTATGAACTCTAAACGAAATCCAAACATTATACCAGGGTACACATCCATGGTAAATAACTCACTAAACTACATTTCCAATTG CCAAAATATTGATCTACACGATTACTTGCATTCTTTATTTGCCATTTCTATACTGGGACTAAAACAAGATGACTATCCCAATCTACAACAAGCAATTTCTACAATAATCAGCAATCTAAcacttgataatttatgCACGTTGAGCATAAAAGATTTATCTGATATCATTAGATCATTGTATTATACAGGCAATAGGGATGTTAGACTTATTGGAGACATTTGTTACCTTCTAAATGGGATGGATATAAGTGTTCAC GACCTGGTTTCATTATTATTCTCACTTTCACAGTTAAGGTGGAAAGATTATACCATAGTCAAACACTTTGAGGGGTTAATTTTGGACAAGTTTCACGACATATCCAGAGGA gatgCAGCACTTTTGTTGAATTACCTAGTGAAGCTGAATAGTAACAATTCACAATTATTGGACATGTTATATCAAAAGGCTGTCACCAGACATTCAATAACATCAACGTATCCCAATATAACACTTTGCAAGTTTATCATGTTATTTGAGGCAGTATCCACAATCCCTCgattatatcaaaaatttttggTTGAAACAAAACTATTACTGCCACAGGCAATATCGCAGTCAGATTGGCCCATGCTGCTTAGAATTGCAACCTGTTTTAAAAAGGCAGAGGAAAGGGATTTAAAGTACTATGAGTTGATTTATTTGAGG GGTATGGATCTTTTTCACATTTTAACATTTGATCAATCATTAGAACTGTTGGAGATGGCTGCCCTTCTTGGCAAACAAGATAGCAAACTACTGAACCTGCCACTtagtaatatatcaatCAATCAAATTGGAAGGTGTCTAATGGCACTGTCCAAGTTATTTTCCGAGTACAAACTGAGCAATGAAGAGTTTAAGCAACTTGAAAGCTTGGTTACAACACTCAAGGACAAATTCAACACTATACATGTGAATGAGAGTATGATGGACGGGGCTAGTACATATAGGAtggttaaaaatttaaacagAACTTTAACATCATTGGGGAGTATGAAACGTTCATCCGAATCTTTAACACCAAAGGCCcttgaaattttaacaaatgCAAATTGTAcagataataatttaaaactCCTTTCCATATGGTCCGAAACCATAACCATTCTGATGCTTACCCAACTAAATGGCACTTACACACTCGAGACAATCAAATTAGATGATCGGTTTCACATACTGGACCAAAGACTTTTCGATATCGCAATTACACTGGTAAATAGTTATACAAAAGCAAGCCGTTATTTGATCACTGTAATAACTAGCTCAATATATTCCATG TCTATTATGGACAGTTTTTGCAGGCGCGACCTATCTACACTCTATGAGTTTTGCAAGCGTAACATGAACACCATGGACAATGTACACTTGTTGATG atCTCGGATGCAATACCTAAAATGAAAGACCCCGAGGCCAATGAATGGAGAGCGTTATTTACCAACATACGAAA GGGAATCGATCGTATAACACAATCAGACATAACTAATTCGACACctgataattaa
- a CDS encoding peptidyl-prolyl cis-trans isomerase-like 2 (overlaps_old_locusTagID:BBM_II02840), giving the protein MGSGKHRHSKDKLYIVASEFARDWGGYKGNSEKVAKRVLPFDHCFLTLNKFDSACCTEDGSVFDVKAVKCHISKGLNHPITGNIFKLSDLIYLNFSKDENGNLQCPLTRKRFNNFTKIVAIKPTGNVFSADSLTNVLKSEMKDPLSGIDIVKDDLIVLQDPEKPEKRYMENVFKKNEQHDTKNSAPTPNDTGDESVGELSVKHKQLFPAKKNAQEPSQKSDLYTTHRQSASFTCTAMPVVYETEYRDKTVFERKNEFYQLARINKLKGYVKIVTTLGDLNLMLHCNKVPITTDNFLQHCEDGYYDGTIFHRCIANFMVQGGDPTGTGTGGISSFYERWSKGNKCEQKPDKYFKDEFDQALQHIGEGVVSMANSGPNTNGSQFFITFKSCQHLDRKHSVFGKVVGGLDVLAKFEKLETDKKDRPKDPPKILRTIIYENPFEPNFAHEAKRANKSGSLYDLSHEIQLNTNKGASTDANILKSKLARIAMLKRQTFKW; this is encoded by the exons ATGGGTTCCGGTAAGCATCGGCATAGCAAGGATAAACTCTATATAGTAGCTTCAGAATTTGCTAGAGATTGGGGAGGTTACAAAGGCAACTCTGAGAAAGTTGCCAAAAGAGTTTTACCCTTTGATCACTG CTTTCTAACACTAAACAAGTTTGATAGTGCCTGTTGTACAGAAGATGGGAGTGTTTTTGATGTGAAGGCCGTGAAATGCCATATTTCCAAGGGGCTAAATCATCCAATTACCggaaatattttcaaactTAGCGATCTTATCTACCTCAACTTTTCAAAGGATGAAAATGGCAATTTGCAGTGCCCACTCACACGCAAAAGGTTCAACAATTTCACTAAAATTGTCGCGATCAAACCTACTGGAAATGTTTTTTCGGCTGATTCACTTAcaaatgttttaaaatCAGAAATGAAGGATCCACTCTCGG gaatAGATATTGTTAAGGATGATCTAATTGTACTACAAGACCCTGAAAAACCGGAGAAGAGATATATGgaaaatgtatttaaaaaaaatgaaCAGCATGATACTAAAAATAGTGCACCCACACCCAATGACACTGGAGATGAGAGTGTTGGTGAACTTAGTGTTAAGCATAAGCAATTATTTCCAGCCAAAAAAAATGCACAGGAACCAAGCCAAAAATCGGATTTGTATACCACGCACAG ACAATCTGCGTCATTTACTTGTACCGCTATGCCTGTAGTTTACGAAACAGAATATAGAGACAAGACTGTTTTTGAACGTAAAAATGAATTCTATCAACTGGCTCGcatcaataaattgaagggttatgtcaaaattgtGACTACTCTAGGCGATCTAAACCTCATGCTGCACTGCAACAAAGTACCAATTACGACcgataattttttacaacattGTGAAGATGGATATTATGATGGTACAATTTTTCACAG ATGCATTGCCAATTTTATGGTACAAGGAGGAGATCCAACCGGTACAGGCACTGGTGgaatatcatcattttacGAGCGATGGTCAAAAGGAAATAAATGCGAACAAAAACCTgacaaatatttcaaagaTGAATTTGACCAAGCATTACAACACATAGGAGAGGGGGTGGTTAGCATGGCAAACTCTGGGCCAAACACCAATGGatcacaatttttcatcacCTTCAAATCCTGCCAACATCTAGATAGAAAGCACTCCGTTTTTGGTAAAG TGGTAGGTGGCTTGGATGTACTGGCTAAATTTGAGAAGTTGGAAACGGATAAGAAAGATCGACCAAAGGATCCGCCCAAAATATTGCGCACCATTATCTACGAAAATCCCTTTGAACCAAACTTTGCCCATGAGGCCAAACGAGCAAATAAATCTGGCAGTTTATACGATCTGTCGCATGAAATTCAACTCAATACAAATAAAGGTGCAAGTACTGATGCTAATATTTTGAAATCTAAGTTGGCCAGGATTGCCATGTTAAAGAGACAAACCTTCAAGTGGTGA
- a CDS encoding protein phosphatase 2 (formerly 2A), regulatory subunit A (overlaps_old_locusTagID:BBM_II02875) yields the protein MSDLDDPASLILFKTHFKHDPEEALSKVHLVAFDLGPETCRSKLVPLLFEYQKSGDDLIKYSIAIAWKTVSKFVGGGLYFKPILLSLEHILSQEEPFVREKGIETFLEIIHDNKSFTCPAIQISLINDTVCPMLKRLANDDWFAAPSSACCLIPKVYPLASPQNQADLLQCYHHMCETTFVLVKLAASRNLKDLFNHIDIEDAISLFWLALKNIANDTQDRVRIEALESCISFGKRCTNEQNESFNMPILKDAMQDQSWRVRKQSSSLLKQIYSTFGAKLVDTHLSGHICQLMNDKVEWVRSQAIESFVQCAKILESESIELYKKQIMMLPVDANPENRKHAVSILAIIAQDLNICRVYIKSILNILINDNHHTVKLALLNSLNLFQGELAIEDEIIHRLLNELKTSTSWRVRLSLVKEIEVLIKERIINYNFSGIILELLLDHVYKVRISTIDILSKLKDVSNWDCKELFNNLCVALENNKLPPAIQQACGHQGSLNYKLRITIIKALTVLHDQDEYAVKVLNLAVKDPVPNVKTAAEEALEFICSGNNCAKDTPGEPISQLTDKFNMLTVKYSDESACSSVASTQIMNTVSGDSGEMIAE from the exons ATGTCTGATCTCGACGATCCTGCTAGTCTTATCCTCTTTAAAACGCACTTTAAACATGACCCCGAAGAAGCACTAAGTAAAGTACATTTAGTCGCTTTTGATTTGGGTCCTGAGACCTGTAGGAGTAAATTAGTACCGCTATTGTTTG AATATCAGAAAAGTGGCGACGATCTCATTAAATACTCTATCGCTATCGCATGGAAAACTGTTTCTAAATTTGTGGGAGGAGGACTGTATTTTAAACCAATTCTCCTGAGCCTTGAACACATTCTATCACAAGAGGAGCCTTTCGTCAGGGAAAAA GGCATTGAAACTTTTTTGGAGATAATACACGATAACAAGAGCTTCACCTGCCCCGCAATTCAAATATCGCTCATAAATGACACCGTATGCCCAATGCTTAAACGCCTGGCTAATg acgACTGGTTTGCTGCCCCTAGTTCCGCTTGCTGTTTAATACCCAAAGTTTATCCCTTGGCTTCCCCCCAAAATCAAGCTGATCTATTGCA ATGCTATCATCACATGTGCGAAACAACATTCGTACTGGTTAAACTGGCCGCGTCAAGAAACTTGAAGGATCTGTTCAACCATATAGATATTGAAGACGCAATATCTCTCTTCTGGCTTgcactaaaaaatatcgCTAACGACACGCAAGATCGGGTGCGAATTGAGGCTTTGGAATCGTGTATTTCATTCGGCAAAAGATGCACAAATGAACAAAATGAATCATTCAACATGCCAATCCTAAAGGATGCGATGCAGGATCAATCCTGGAGAGTTCGTAAGCAATCTTCTTCACTTTTGAAGCAGATTTATTCCACATTTGGTGCCAAACTTGTCGATACCCACCTATCTGGTCATATATGCCAATTAATGAACGATAAGGTGGAATGGGTGAGGTCACAGGCTATAGAATCCTTTGTTCAGTGTGCTAAAATACTAGAATCAGAGTCTAtagaattatataaaaagCAAATTATGATGTTGCCTGTGGATGCTAATCCAGAGAACAGGAAGCACGCCGTTTCAATCCTTGCCATTATCGCACAGGACTTAAATATTTGTCGGGTCTATATAAAGTccattttgaatattttgataaatgaCAACCATCATACAGTGAAGTTAGCACTGTTGAACTCATTGAATCTTTTTCAAGGGGAGTTGGCAATTgaagatgaaattattcATAGGCTCCTTAATGAACTAAAAACAAGCACATCA TGGCGCGTGAGGTTGTCACTTGTTAAAGAGATTGAGGTGCTGATCAAAGAGagaattattaattataatttttcgGGTATCATCCTGGAGCTGCTACTGGACCATGTATATAAGGTTAGAATTTCTACAATCGACATCCTGAGCAAACTGAAAGACGTGTCAAATTGGGATTGTAAGGAgctttttaataatttgtgtgtTGCACTCGAGAATAACAAGTTGCCTCCCGCAATACAGCAAGCATGCGGGCATCAGGGATCGCTTAATTATAAACTAAgaattacaataattaaagCCCTCACA GTGTTGCATGACCAGGATGAATATGCTGTTAAAGTTTTAAATCTCGCAGTCAAAGATCCCGTACCAAACGTAAAAACGGCAGCTGAGGAGGCTCTTGAGTTCATCTGCTCTGGAAACAACTGCGCCAAAGATACTCCTGGTGAACCGATCAGTCAATTGacagataaatttaatatgcTAACTGTCAAGTATTCGGATGAAAGTGCGTGTAGTTCTGTAGCTTCTACACAAATTATGAACACCGTGAGTGGGGATTCGGGTGAAATGATAGCAGAGTAG
- a CDS encoding hypothetical protein (overlaps_old_locusTagID:BBM_II02855), with translation MLFNPFSLCYGRLEKDEATCFSKMESDIQRFASKNDMRIYRKGTVANGSHEHLKGHAKFIGSVNITKLDHDLKFDSQKTKCSRKFDENETRMIRSDKIVDGKVYQRISNIPPIVIPKDVIGSNLNDMNKIIDKLIELECLMKNILNKFEKVDSVESAKVVSELDVEKIVKNKIQQILSASSRSLNSSISKLSSHSNITEVNGENNLSVSSNNAENDCDMPRWNKIEDETSDEIKEVGVIEVDHSELNLIEGSNGTNSEVLRKETPCLRSEQFKCKYIDQLLSNVNSNLINCIEDTDNSYYIDSRKVELDSLRDWACKSTSIEDLGIDNIYSLDESHQLLTSNVIGEIAQAQELALGESNYELTNIGIREIEDKNDQELALNEVNSGIRCRSKSMPSIDFSDELVVSMASFSSISKLESLSIESNMSVYTS, from the coding sequence ATGTTGTTCAACCCCTTCTCATTGTGCTACGGCAGATTGGAAAAGGATGAAGCGACGTGTTTCAGCAAGATGGAAAGTGATATTCAACGATTTGCCAGTAAAAACGACATGCGCATTTACAGAAAAGGAACCGTTGCAAACGGCAGTCATGAACACTTGAAAGGGCATGCTAAATTCATAGGTTCAGTaaatataactaaattGGACCATgatttgaaatttgataGTCAGAAGACTAAATGCAGTAGgaaatttgatgaaaatgaaacTAGAATGATTAGGTCCGATAAGATTGTGGATGGGAAGGTTTACCAAAGAATTTCTAATATACCTCCCATTGTAATCCCAAAGGATGTAATTGGTTCTAACTTGAATGACatgaataaaattattgataagCTCATAGAGTTAGAGTGTctaatgaaaaatattctcaataaatttgaaaaggtAGATTCGGTAGAGTCAGCTAAGGTTGTAAGTGAACTTGATGTTGAAAAGATTGTCAAAAACAAAATACAACAAATTCTTAGTGCTTCATCTAGATCACTGAACTCTTctatttccaaattgtcaTCTCATTCAAATATCACAGAAGTAAATGGTGAAAATAACTTATCTGTCTCATCCAATAATGCAGAAAATGATTGTGATATGCCACGGTGGAACAAAATTGAAGATGAGACAAGTGATGAAATTAAGGAGGTAGGGGTAATTGAGGTTGACCATAGTGAATTGAATCTAATTGAAGGTTCAAATGGTACTAATAGTGAAGTTCTGCGTAAAGAAACACCTTGTCTCCGTTCTGAACAGTTTAAATGCAAGTATATTGACCAATTGCTGAGTAATGTTAATAGCAACCTTATTAATTGCATAGAAGACACTGACAATAGTTATTACATTGATAGTAGGAAGGTGGAGTTGGATAGTTTACGCGACTGGGCTTGTAAATCAACTAGTATTGAAGATTTAGgcattgataatatttacagTCTTGATGAATCACATCAGTTGCTCACTTCTAATGTAATTGGAGAAATTGCCCAGGCGCAGGAACTGGCACTTGGTGAGTCAAACTATGAACTAACCAATATTGGCATTAGGGAAATCGaggataaaaatgatcaaGAACTCGCACTGAATGAAGTAAACTCAGGCATAAGATGTAGATCCAAGTCAATGCCTTCAATTGATTTTAGTGATGAACTCGTGGTCTCAATGGCTTCCTTTTCCAGCATTTCCAAATTGGAATCCCTTTCCATCGAATCAAACATGTCAGTTTACACTAGctaa